The following are from one region of the Populus trichocarpa isolate Nisqually-1 chromosome 8, P.trichocarpa_v4.1, whole genome shotgun sequence genome:
- the LOC7482869 gene encoding uncharacterized protein LOC7482869, with product MGNYISCTLATPLIKSSKAARVVFPAGEVRQFREPVKAAELMLECPNFFLANSQSLHIGRRFSALSADEELEFGNVYLMFPMKRVFSTVTAADMAVFFMTANSAARRISGGNNITRVLPESGGDQNARESPKGSENGAARLSLEEVEGFPLPEYKYRLSSCRSRKPMLETINEEPVRSR from the coding sequence ATGGGCAACTATATTTCATGCACTTTAGCAACGCCTTTGATCAAGAGCTCCAAGGCTGCAAGGGTTGTTTTCCCAGCAGGTGAAGTTAGGCAGTTCAGGGAGCCCGTGAAAGCAGCAGAGCTCATGTTAGAGTGCCCAAACTTCTTCCTAGCAAACTCACAATCTCTTCACATTGGCAGGAGGTTCTCTGCCCTTAGCGCTGATGAGGAGCTGGAATTTGGCAACGTTTACCTTATGTTTCCAATGAAAAGAGTTTTTTCTACTGTCACCGCTGCTGACATGGCTGTTTTCTTCATGACTGCAAATTCTGCTGCTAGGAGAATATCTGGAGGAAATAATATAACTAGGGTCTTGCCGGAATCCGGTGGTGATCAGAACGCTCGAGAAAGCCCAAAGGGAAGTGAAAATGGAGCAGCAAGATTGAGTCTGGAAGAAGTTGAGGGGTTTCCGTTGCCAGAATACAAGTATAGGCTATCTAGTTGTAGATCAAGGAAGCCTATGTTAGAAACTATAAATGAAGAACCTGTTCGTTCAAGATGA
- the LOC7482870 gene encoding sulfhydryl oxidase 2 isoform X2: MSMSKASVILTVIVLLLISSKEAASIQSGSRSILRAVSSENKAQVDYAVDLNSTNFDAVLRNTPAAHAIVEFFAHWCPACRNYKPQYEKVARLFNGPDAVHPGIALMTRVDCALKINNKLCDKFSVSHYPMLFWGPPSKFASGGWEPKEEKSEIHVIDDGRTAERLLNWINKQLGSSYGLDDEKFEHLPSNISDLGQIARAVYDVEEATFFAFEIILEHKMIKPHTRASLIKFLQLLVAHHPSKRCRKGSAEVLVNFDDLCPPDMWSPDKQEAVSDNKGMLGNFQICGKEVPRGYWMFCRGSKNDTRGFSCGLWVVLHSLSVRIEDGESQFAFTAVCDFINNFFICEECREHFYQMCSSVTAPFNTSRDFALWLWSAHNKVNERLMKEEASVGTGDPKFPKIIWPPKQLCSSCHLSSNHRENGFGQIDWNLNEVYKFLTGYYGKTLASLYKEKDRLGDEVNDGAIADLVASTNAVVVPVGAALAIALSSCAFGALACYWRSQQKNRKPRRSWN, from the exons ATGTCTATGTCTAAAGCATCAGTGATTTTGACTGTGATCGTGCTCTTGCTAATTAGCTCCAAGGAAGCGGCGTCGATTCAGTCGGGATCGCGTTCGATCCTCCGAGCTGTAAGCAGCGAAAACAAAGCGCAGGTTGATTACGCTGTTGATTTGAATAGCACGAATTTCGATGCTGTTCTCCGTAACACTCCCGCTGCTCACGCCATTGTCGAGTTCTTTGCTCACTG GTGCCCTGCTTGCAGAAATTATAAG CCCCAATACGAAAAGGTTGCAAGACTTTTCAATGGGCCTGATGCTGTGCATCCTGGTATTGCATTGATGACAAGGGTGGATTGTGCTTTGAAG ATAAATAATAAACTCTGTGATAAATTTTCCGTGAGTCATTATCCTATGTTATTTTGGGGCCCACCTTCTAAATTTGCATCTGGTGGTTGGGAGCCCAAAGAAGAGAAGAGTGAAATACATGTCATTGATGATGGGCGGACAGCTGAAAGATTGCTTAATTGGATCAACAAGCAATTGGGCAG TTCATATGGCTTGGATGATGAGAAATTTGAGCATCTTCCTTCAAACATATCAGACCTTGGACAG ATTGCACGTGCTGTGTATGATGTTGAGGAGGCTACATTCTTTGCCTTTGAAATCATACTTGAACACAAG ATGATCAAACCACACACCCGGGCTTCActtattaaatttcttcaacTGTTAGTGGCCCATCATCCTTCAAAGAG GTGCCGAAAGGGAAGTGCAGAAGTGCTTGTGAATTTTGATGACTTGTGCCCACCAGATATGTGGTCACCTGACAAACAGGAAGCTGTCAGTGATAACAAGGGGATGCTGGGGAATTTCCAGATTTGTGGGAAAGAAGTTCCTCGAGGATATTGG ATGTTTTGCCGTGGCAGCAAGAATGATACCAGGGGCTTTAG CTGTGGTTTATGGGTTGTACTGCATTCACTCTCTGTGAGGATTGAGGATGGAGAGAGCCAGTTTGCATTCACTGCAGTATGTGATTTTATCAACAACTTCTTTATATGCGAGGAGTGCCGTGaacatttttatcaaatgtGTTCAAG TGTCACTGCCCCTTTCAATACATCCCGTGACTTTGCCCTTTGGTTGTGGAGTGCCCATAATAAAGTCAATGAGAGATTAATGAAGGAAGAAGCTTCTGTAGGAACTGGTGACCCCAAGTTCCCAAAGATTATTTGGCCTCCAAAACAGCTCTGCTCTTCATGTCATCTCTCTAGTAACCACAGAGAGAATGGATTTGGTCAAATAGATTGGAACTTGAATGAAGTATACAAGTTCTTGACTGGTTATTATGGCAAAACTCTTGCATCTTTGTACAAGGAAAAAGATCGTCTTGGGGATGAAGTGAATGATGGGGCTATTGCAGATTTAGTGGCCTCAACGAATGCAGTGGTGGTGCCTGTTGGGGCTGCGTTGGCAATCGCGCTTTCTAGCTGTGCATTTGGAGCGCTTGCTTGCTACTGGCGTTCtcagcaaaaaaaccgaaa GCCAAGGAGAAGCTGGAACTAA
- the LOC7482865 gene encoding fruit protein pKIWI502 isoform X1, translating into MTVLRRLAPNHLTTHLRHHRMRRLATVAAAVWQDTTVWTQAPLSGIEPAAESLFHVRIDVLDSPDLAASHTRAGQYLQLRVPDVEKPSFLAIASPPSDAASKGAFDFLVKSVAGSTAELLCGLKRGDVVELSQAMGRGFDIEQIEPAEKYPTVLIFATGSGISPIRSLIESGFNADKRSDVRLYYGARNVKRMAYQDRFKDWESSGVKIVPVLSQPDDNWTGESNYVQAAFSRAKQIYSPTGTGVVLCGQKQMTEEITSILVSDGVSSEKILKNF; encoded by the exons ATGACTGTCCTACGCCGCCTAGCTCCAAACCACCTAACCACACACCTCAGACACCACCGCATGCGGCGTCTAGCCACGGTCGCCGCTGCAGTATGGCAAGACACAACAGTCTGGACACAAGCGCCTCTCTCCGGGATCGAACCAGCAGCCGAATCACTCTTCCACGTGAGAATCGACGTTTTAGACTCTCCAGACCTCGCAGCGTCACACACACGTGCTGGACAGTACTTACAGCTACGCGTCCCCGACGTGGAGAAGCCATCGTTCCTGGCCATCGCCTCGCCGCCGTCCGACGCAGCTTCAAAAGGTGCGTTTGACTTTTTGGTGAAGAGCGTGGCTGGATCGACGGCAGAGCTGTTGTGCGGGCTTAAAAGAGGAGATGTGGTGGAATTGAGCCAAGCTATGGGTAGAGGTTTCGACATTGAACAAATTGAGCCTGCCGAGAAATATCCCACGGTTCTGATTTTCGCCACTGGATCTGGTATCAG TCCAATTCGATCTCTTATTGAGTCAGGTTTTAATGCTGATAAAAGATCTGATGTGAGGCTGTATTATGGGGCTAGAAACGTAAAGAGAATGGCTTACCag GATAGGTTTAAAGACTGGGAGTCTTCTGGTGTTAAGATCGTGCCAGTGTTATCACAACCAGATGATAATTGGACGGGTGAAAGTAACTATGTACAG GCTGCTTTTTCCAGGGCCAAGCAAATTTATAGTCCTACAGGCACTGGTGTTGTTCTCTGTGGGCAGAAACAGATGACTGAG GAAATAACATCAATTCTTGTATCAGATGGAGTCTCAAGTGAGAAAATTCTGAAGAACTTCTGA
- the LOC7488385 gene encoding vacuolar-sorting protein BRO1, producing the protein MAGQSSSTSTATNIMLAIHEKKTTSLDLYRPLRNYISMFYSEREAQNLEDDLQTVKQYRSDLERQPDPSPTSRRDLLQKYFKALCLIETRFPISPDSDHINTVTFVWYDAFKQKQKASQQNIHLEKAAVLFNLGAVYSQMGLSFDRATVEGRRQAIHAFIAAAGSFAFLRDNAATKASMGTSTTVDLSVECVGMLERLMLAQAQECVFENTIAKGSTPGVCAKISRQVGLYYEEALAALNVASLKDHFDKGWIAHVQLKAALFYAEACYRYSLELHEKEEIAEEIARLKSASSTLAEVKKSSRGAAAQILDAISKLEANINRNLDRAVKENDRVYLMRVPSPSSLPPLPAFSMVKIMPMNEVLDASKEKMFASLVPDSSAKALSRYTEMVDDIIRTQAEKLQQGSELTRVRLKEMDLPDSILSLEGNFTLPTDLKEDVEAVQISGGPAGLEAELQQLMDLRRVNHELLVQTEELLQKEATEDAQFRSQFGTRWTRPQSSTLTKNLQDRLNRFAANLKQAADSDARIERSVRDHSALMSILDRRPIESALPTLARPIMSLDANEDAIVGALKQSLRQLETLGAQRAGLEDMLKEMKRKDDVLPKLMTSTGSYEDLFRKEIAKYDPIREDIAQNIEAQEQLLLQIQAQNEEFSAVFNLEDYKASREKCYKQIQAAIAKYREIKENINEGLKFYVTLQDAITNIKQQCSDFVMTRNIQCREMIEDVQRQMAGLSFQDRKNTGSYSYPAVNQPHQTPRSSSQPPSDPQNVPHPRSQTSYYQPHEQSTMPAYAHPPSPYTTPQQPPPYHIPPAPGAPYPPPQVQQPTSQEYGQPAYPGWRGPYYNAHGQQSGSLPRPPYTIPGPYPPHQGYYKQ; encoded by the exons ATGGCTGGCCAATCCTCATCCACATCTACGGCCACTAACATCATGCTAGCAATTCACGAGAAAAAGACAACCTCCCTCGACCTCTACCGTCCTCTCCGCAACTACATCTCCATGTTTTACTCCGAACGCGAAGCTCAAAACCTCGAAGACGATCTCCAAACCGTCAAACAGTACCGTTCCGATCTTGAACGCCAACCCGACCCGTCCCCTACTTCCCGCCGCGACCTCCtccaaaaatactttaaagCCCTCTGTTTAATCGAAACCCGATTCCCAATCTCCCCCGACAGCGATCACATCAATACGGTCACGTTTGTCTGGTACGATGCGTTTAAGCAAAAACAGAAAGCGTCGCAACAGAATATTCATTTAGAGAAGGCTGCTGTGCTTTTTAATTTGGGTGCCGTTTATAGTCAGATGGGGTTGTCGTTTGATCGGGCCACGGTGGAGGGGAGGAGACAGGCGATTCATGCGTTTATTGCTGCCGCTGGATCGTTTGCTTTCTTGAGAGATAATGCGGCAACGAAAGCGTCCATGGGGACGAGTACGACGGTTGATTTGTCTGTCGAGTGTGTTGGGATGTTGGAGAGGTTGATGCTTGCACAAGCGCAGGAGTGTGTTTTTGAGAATACTATTGCTAAAGGGAGTACGCCGGGTGTTTGTGCCAAGATTTCTCGGCAG GTTGGGTTGTACTACGAGGAAGCTTTAGCAGCACTGAATGTTGCATCTCTAAAAGATCATTTTGACAAGGGTTGGATTGCCCATGTCCAACTAAAAGCAGCTCTATTCTATGCAGAAGCCTGTTACCGGTATAGTTTGGAGCTTcatgagaaagaagaaattgcAGAAGAAATTGCACGGTTGAAGAGTGCGTCTAGTACGTTAGCAGAGGTGAAGAAAAGTTCAAGGGGGGCTGCAGCACAGATTCTGGATGCAATTAGCAAGCTGGAAGCTAATATCAACCGCAATCTGGACAGGGCTGTCAAGGAAAATGATAGAGTTTACCTCATGAGGGTTCCTTCCCCTAGTTCCTTACCCCCTCTCCCAGCATTTTCCATGGTAAAGATCATGCCAATGAACGAGGTACTTGATGCCAGCAAGGAAAAGATGTTTGCTAGTCTTGTTCCAGACAGCAGTGCAAAAGCTCTTTCAAGGTACACTGAAATGGTCGATGATATTATCAGGACACAAGCTGAAAAATTGCAACAAGGGAGTGAGCTAACTCGAGTGAGGCTCAAAGAAATGGACCTGCCAGATTCAATTCTTTCTTTGGAAGGAAACTTTACGCTTCCAACAGATCTTAAAGAAGATGTGGAAGCAGTGCAAATTAGTGGGGGCCCAGCTGGCCTTGAAGCTGAGTTACAGCAACTTATGGATTTGAGGAGGGTAAACCATGAATTGCTGGTTCAGACCGAGGAACTTCTGCAGAAGGAAGCAACAGAAGATGCCCAATTTAGAAGTCAATTTGGGACACGGTGGACTAGGCCCCAATCCAGCACTTTGACAAAGAACTTGCAGGATAGATTAAATAGGTTTGCAGCCAACTTAAAGCAAGCTGCAGATAGCGATGCCAGAATTGAGCGCTCAGTGAGGGATCATTCTGCGCTCATGTCAATTCTTGATCGCCGACCG ATAGAATCTGCACTTCCAACTTTAGCTAGGCCAATAATGTCTTTGGATGCTAATGAAGATGCTATAGTGGGGGCCTTGAAGCAGAGCTTG AGGCAATTGGAGACTCTTGGCGCTCAACGAGCTGGTCTCGAGGACATGCTCAAAGAGATGAAACGGAAG GATGATGTCCTGCCAAAGCTGATGACATCCACTGGGTCCTATGAAGATCTTTTCAGGAAAGAGATAGCAAAATATGATCCCATCCGTGAAGACATTGCACAAAATATTGAGGCGCAAGAACAGTTGTTGCTGCAAATTCAG GCTCAAAATGAAGAGTTTTCTGCTGTCTTCAATCTTGAAGATTACAaag CATCTCGTGAGAAGTGTTATAAGCAAATACAGGCTGCCATAGCCAAGTATCGAGAAATAAAGGAGAACATCAACGAGGGATTGAAGTTTTATGTTACTCTTCAG GACGCCATCACCAATATCAAACAGCAGTGCAGTGATTTTGTGATGACCAGAAATATCCAGTGTCGAGAAATGATTGAAGATGTGCAAAGACAAATGGCTGGACTAAGTTTTCAAGATCGTAAAAACACAGGCTCGTACAGCTATCCTGCAGTAAACCAGCCCCATCAGACTCCAAGATCCAGTTCGCAGCCTCCATCGGATCCTCAAAATGTTCCACATCCTCGCTCCCAAACATCGTACTACCAGCCTCATGAGCAATCTACAATGCCTGCTTATGCCCACCCTCCATCCCCTTATACAACACCACAACAACCACCTCCCTATCATATCCCCCCCGCTCCTGGTGCTCCTTACCCACCCCCACAGGTTCAACAACCAACAAGCCAGGAGTATGGCCAGCCTGCCTATCCAGGGTGGCGGGGCCCATATTACAATGCCCATGGACAACAATCTGGATCTCTCCCTCGGCCTCCTTACACTATTCCAGGTCCATACCCTCCTCACCAAGGCTACTATAAACAATAG
- the LOC7482871 gene encoding uncharacterized protein LOC7482871, with product MGDHFVLLVNRLLTESTLEAAIESRNLSMQATASTVDDTKIDKSFQKMDFGDISTPRKLVECRICQDEDDDSNMETPCSCCGSLKYVHRRCVQRWCNEKGNTICEICHQEFKPGYTAPPPLFQIGFPVNFRGNWETSRRELNGPHFIAVVSTERNFLNNDYDEYAASTTRNAIYCRLIAVVFMVLLILRHSLPLVLNGTNNISFPVFMSLFLRTAGIILSIYVMLKAVTAIQRCCLHQEPPNSSFHSYDEDAEHPTLQPRPHIINVH from the exons ATGGGGGATCATTTTGTGTTGCTGGTGAATCGGCTGTTAACTGAATCCACATTAGAAGCTGCAATTGAGAGCAGAAACCTGTCGATGCAAGCCACAGCATCAACAGTTGATGACactaaaattgataaatctttCCAGAAAATGGATTTTGGTGATATATCGACTCCAAGGAAATTGGTGGAGTGCAGGATATGCCAGGATGAGGATGATGATTCCAATATGGAGACACCATGTTCTTGTTGTGGCAGCTTGAAG TATGTTCATCGCAGGTGCGTACAGAGGTGGTGTAATGAGAAGGGTAACACTATATGTGAGATATGCCACCAG GAGTTCAAGCCTGGTTATACAGCACCACCTCCCCTGTTCCAAATTGGGTTTCCAGTGAACTTCAG GGGAAATTGGGAGACTTCCAGAAGGGAGTTAAATGGTCCTCACTTCATAGCAGTGGTCTCAACTGAACGTAACTTTTTGAACAATGACTATGATGAGTATGCAGCTTCAACTACAAGAAATGCAATCTACTGTCGGTTAATTGCTGTAGTT TTCATGGTTCTTTTAATTCTAAGGCACTCTCTTCCTCTTGTTCTTAATGGAACCAACAATATCTCATTCCCGGTATTTATG TCGTTATTTCTACGAACTGCTGGGATTATTCTTTCAATCTATGTCATGTTAAAAGCAGTGACTGCCATCCAGCGTTGCTGCCTCCATCAG GAGCCTCCAAATTCATCATTTCATTCATATGATGAAGATGCTGAGCATCCAACCCTGCAGCCTCGGCCACATATAATAAATGTTCATTAG
- the LOC7482868 gene encoding GDSL esterase/lipase 6, with product MEKLFLILLLLSSCSLLVSSANVSAIFIFGDSIFDAGNNHFNKNCSAQADFPPYGSSFFHRPTGRFTNGRTVADFISQFLGIEFQKPFLEAQLAVVNGSREDYPSNGINFASAGSGVLQATNPDWGVISIQQQLRQFQALVQQNQIDKDLVQKSLFLVESGSNDIFNYFLPYDTPTLDPGAFVQAMLTEVGDLIDQIYKLGARRIALFSLGPVGCIPARALLPGAPVDKCFGKMNLMVKKYNKGLESLVNDMPIKYPGAVGVFGAVYDIVQRFRAIPAQYRFSDVTNACCGDGTLGGLLQCGREGYKICPNPNAFLFWDYFHPTEHTYKLISKALWGGKNSRIRPVNLKTLASTP from the exons ATGGAGAAGCTATTTCTCATACTTCTCCTCCTCTCATCTTGTTCTTTGTTAGTCTCCTCCGCCAATGTATCTGCAATTTTCATATTTGGAGACTCCATCTTTGATGCTGGGAACAATCACTTCAACAAGAACTGCTCCGCTCAGGCCGATTTTCCACCTTATGGATCAAGTTTTTTCCACCGTCCCACCGGGAGGTTCACTAATGGCAGAACAGTAGCTGACTTCATTT CACAATTTCTGGGGATCGAGTTCCAAAAGCCCTTCCTCGAGGCACAACTTGCAGTTGTGAATGGAAGCAGGGAGGACTATCCATCGAATGGCATCAACTTTGCAAGTGCTGGCAGCGGTGTTTTGCAGGCAACAAACCCGGACTGG GGAGTGATATCAATCCAGCAGCAGCTGCGACAATTTCAAGCACTGGTACAGCAAAATCAGATTGACAAAGACCTGGTCCAAAAATCCTTGTTCCTTGTGGAATCAGGATCCAATGACATTTTCAACTATTTCCTCCCTTATGACACCCCAACTCTTGATCCTGGCGCCTTCGTGCAAGCCATGTTAACTGAAGTTGGGGATTTGATCGACCAAATTTACAAGCTTGGTGCTCGCCGCATTGCTCTATTTTCACTAGGCCCTGTTGGGTGTATTCCAGCAAGGGCCCTCTTGCCAGGCGCACCGGTTGATAAATGTTTTGGAAAGATGAATTTGATGGTCAAGAAATATAACAAGGGATTGGAGAGCTTGGTCAATGATATGCCCATTAAATACCCTGGTGCAGTAGGTGTCTTTGGTGCTGTTTATGATATTGTACAGAGATTTCGAGCTATTCCAGCACAATATC GCTTCTCTGATGTAACTAATGCATGCTGTGGTGATGGAACTCTTGGAGGATTGCTACAATGTGGCAGGGAAGGCTACAAGATTTGTCCAAACCCTAATGCGTTCTTGTTCTGGGATTATTTTCATCCAACCGAACATACTTACAAGCTCATCTCCAAGGCACTGTGGGGTGGGAAAAACTCAAGAATCAGGCCAGTCAATTTGAAGACTCTAGCCAGCACACCTTGA
- the LOC7482866 gene encoding CAX-interacting protein 4: MDCKKFMQLVEEKKKRALERKEAPLKWEQKLEAAVKAKADAEAKVRKQKAAKHKRRSVSNSDTDSDSDISDGRKSRKRTHKKHRKHFHSDSGENEKRREKKPKHKSRRQSLVSSDEFQSDSEEERRKRKHRRHRHHRNSRSDSSDNDSSSHDDEAVKRRSRSKHHKRRRQSESSASDSSSDEDNGAIRRRGHSKHHKCHHRRSESYDSGSSGDEHWTSHAKHNKRCQRSHSMDSRSSDSDGLGHDRSRSLGKSSDDNVEEADKLSRHKKSGHHRHNHDKPKHHHSDDEKNHHLHRKDEDHSHQHAEENNGNHAGQADTMVV, encoded by the coding sequence atggaCTGCAAGAAGTTCATGCAGTTGgttgaggaaaaaaagaagagagcttTGGAAAGGAAAGAAGCCCCTTTGAAATGGGAGCAGAAGTTAGAAGCTGCTGTAAAGGCGAAGGCTGATGCTGAAGCCAAAGTTAGGAAGCAAAAGGCTGCAAAGCATAAAAGAAGATCTGTATCAAACTCGGATACTGATAGCGATAGTGACATCAGTGATGGGAGAAAGAGTAGGAAGAGAACTCACAAGAAGCACCGGAAGCACTTCCACTCCGATTCAGGTGAGAATGAGAAGAGGAGGGAAAAGAAACCCAAGCACAAGTCAAGGAGACAGTCCTTAGTGTCAAGTGATGAATTCCAGTCTGATTCcgaagaagagaggagaaagagaaaacaTAGAAGACACAGACATCATCGCAATTCAAGATCAGATTCTAGTGATAATGATTCTTCAAGCCATGATGATGAAGCTGTCAAGAGGAGAAGCCGATCAAAGCATCACAAACGACGACGGCAATCAGAATCCAGTGCTTCAGATTCTTCAAGCGATGAAGACAATGGTGCTATCAGGAGGAGAGGTCATTCAAAGCACCACAAATGCCACCATCGCCGGTCTGAGTCATATGATTCAGGTTCCTCAGGCGATGAACACTGGACTAGTCATGCAAAGCATAATAAGCGTTGTCAAAGATCACACAGCATGGATTCAAGGTCGTCGGATTCTGATGGGCTTGGGCATGACAGGAGCAGATCTTTAGGAAAGTCATCAGATGACAATGTTGAAGAAGCAGACAAACTATCAAGGCACAAGAAATCTGGTCATCATCGACACAACCATGACAAGCCCAAACACCATCACTCTGATGATGAGAAAAATCACCATTTGCACCGAAAAGATGAAGATCATTCTCACCAGCATGCGGAAGAGAACAATGGAAATCATGCAGGGCAAGCAGATACAATGGTGGTCTAG
- the LOC7482870 gene encoding sulfhydryl oxidase 2 isoform X1, whose translation MSMSKASVILTVIVLLLISSKEAASIQSGSRSILRAVSSENKAQVDYAVDLNSTNFDAVLRNTPAAHAIVEFFAHWCPACRNYKPQYEKVARLFNGPDAVHPGIALMTRVDCALKINNKLCDKFSVSHYPMLFWGPPSKFASGGWEPKEEKSEIHVIDDGRTAERLLNWINKQLGSSYGLDDEKFEHLPSNISDLGQIARAVYDVEEATFFAFEIILEHKMIKPHTRASLIKFLQLLVAHHPSKRCRKGSAEVLVNFDDLCPPDMWSPDKQEAVSDNKGMLGNFQICGKEVPRGYWMFCRGSKNDTRGFSCGLWVVLHSLSVRIEDGESQFAFTAVCDFINNFFICEECREHFYQMCSSVTAPFNTSRDFALWLWSAHNKVNERLMKEEASVGTGDPKFPKIIWPPKQLCSSCHLSSNHRENGFGQIDWNLNEVYKFLTGYYGKTLASLYKEKDRLGDEVNDGAIADLVASTNAVVVPVGAALAIALSSCAFGALACYWRSQQKNRKYYHQLHSLKNI comes from the exons ATGTCTATGTCTAAAGCATCAGTGATTTTGACTGTGATCGTGCTCTTGCTAATTAGCTCCAAGGAAGCGGCGTCGATTCAGTCGGGATCGCGTTCGATCCTCCGAGCTGTAAGCAGCGAAAACAAAGCGCAGGTTGATTACGCTGTTGATTTGAATAGCACGAATTTCGATGCTGTTCTCCGTAACACTCCCGCTGCTCACGCCATTGTCGAGTTCTTTGCTCACTG GTGCCCTGCTTGCAGAAATTATAAG CCCCAATACGAAAAGGTTGCAAGACTTTTCAATGGGCCTGATGCTGTGCATCCTGGTATTGCATTGATGACAAGGGTGGATTGTGCTTTGAAG ATAAATAATAAACTCTGTGATAAATTTTCCGTGAGTCATTATCCTATGTTATTTTGGGGCCCACCTTCTAAATTTGCATCTGGTGGTTGGGAGCCCAAAGAAGAGAAGAGTGAAATACATGTCATTGATGATGGGCGGACAGCTGAAAGATTGCTTAATTGGATCAACAAGCAATTGGGCAG TTCATATGGCTTGGATGATGAGAAATTTGAGCATCTTCCTTCAAACATATCAGACCTTGGACAG ATTGCACGTGCTGTGTATGATGTTGAGGAGGCTACATTCTTTGCCTTTGAAATCATACTTGAACACAAG ATGATCAAACCACACACCCGGGCTTCActtattaaatttcttcaacTGTTAGTGGCCCATCATCCTTCAAAGAG GTGCCGAAAGGGAAGTGCAGAAGTGCTTGTGAATTTTGATGACTTGTGCCCACCAGATATGTGGTCACCTGACAAACAGGAAGCTGTCAGTGATAACAAGGGGATGCTGGGGAATTTCCAGATTTGTGGGAAAGAAGTTCCTCGAGGATATTGG ATGTTTTGCCGTGGCAGCAAGAATGATACCAGGGGCTTTAG CTGTGGTTTATGGGTTGTACTGCATTCACTCTCTGTGAGGATTGAGGATGGAGAGAGCCAGTTTGCATTCACTGCAGTATGTGATTTTATCAACAACTTCTTTATATGCGAGGAGTGCCGTGaacatttttatcaaatgtGTTCAAG TGTCACTGCCCCTTTCAATACATCCCGTGACTTTGCCCTTTGGTTGTGGAGTGCCCATAATAAAGTCAATGAGAGATTAATGAAGGAAGAAGCTTCTGTAGGAACTGGTGACCCCAAGTTCCCAAAGATTATTTGGCCTCCAAAACAGCTCTGCTCTTCATGTCATCTCTCTAGTAACCACAGAGAGAATGGATTTGGTCAAATAGATTGGAACTTGAATGAAGTATACAAGTTCTTGACTGGTTATTATGGCAAAACTCTTGCATCTTTGTACAAGGAAAAAGATCGTCTTGGGGATGAAGTGAATGATGGGGCTATTGCAGATTTAGTGGCCTCAACGAATGCAGTGGTGGTGCCTGTTGGGGCTGCGTTGGCAATCGCGCTTTCTAGCTGTGCATTTGGAGCGCTTGCTTGCTACTGGCGTTCtcagcaaaaaaaccgaaagtATTACCACCAACTACACTCTTTAAAGAACATCTGA
- the LOC7482865 gene encoding fruit protein pKIWI502 isoform X2, which translates to MTVLRRLAPNHLTTHLRHHRMRRLATVAAAVWQDTTVWTQAPLSGIEPAAESLFHVRIDVLDSPDLAASHTRAGQYLQLRVPDVEKPSFLAIASPPSDAASKGAFDFLVKSVAGSTAELLCGLKRGDVVELSQAMGRGFDIEQIEPAEKYPTVLIFATGSGISPIRSLIESGFNADKRSDVRLYYGARNVKRMAYQDRFKDWESSGVKIVPVLSQPDDNWTGESNYVQGQANL; encoded by the exons ATGACTGTCCTACGCCGCCTAGCTCCAAACCACCTAACCACACACCTCAGACACCACCGCATGCGGCGTCTAGCCACGGTCGCCGCTGCAGTATGGCAAGACACAACAGTCTGGACACAAGCGCCTCTCTCCGGGATCGAACCAGCAGCCGAATCACTCTTCCACGTGAGAATCGACGTTTTAGACTCTCCAGACCTCGCAGCGTCACACACACGTGCTGGACAGTACTTACAGCTACGCGTCCCCGACGTGGAGAAGCCATCGTTCCTGGCCATCGCCTCGCCGCCGTCCGACGCAGCTTCAAAAGGTGCGTTTGACTTTTTGGTGAAGAGCGTGGCTGGATCGACGGCAGAGCTGTTGTGCGGGCTTAAAAGAGGAGATGTGGTGGAATTGAGCCAAGCTATGGGTAGAGGTTTCGACATTGAACAAATTGAGCCTGCCGAGAAATATCCCACGGTTCTGATTTTCGCCACTGGATCTGGTATCAG TCCAATTCGATCTCTTATTGAGTCAGGTTTTAATGCTGATAAAAGATCTGATGTGAGGCTGTATTATGGGGCTAGAAACGTAAAGAGAATGGCTTACCag GATAGGTTTAAAGACTGGGAGTCTTCTGGTGTTAAGATCGTGCCAGTGTTATCACAACCAGATGATAATTGGACGGGTGAAAGTAACTATGTACAG GGCCAAGCAAATTTATAG